One genomic window of Streptomonospora nanhaiensis includes the following:
- a CDS encoding sensor histidine kinase gives MPQMPRPGLGVPPLSEWRLGTRFAVLFALVATVVIAVVGSLAYNTAAFMIRTDAQNEFDATVANLTDELRGATQPPGYGNRTLTLLHSNSFTYQMVSPDGGVSLPIRPGEQVRFLPTGEEDREIALEQEPGVVHTREDSAEGERYRIATVSLGDAQGALQIGQRLSPTESMLDQLAGQMLGVGVMVAIGAAVAGWLVGRGVTGRLVRLTEAAEYVSATGRLDYPMPGGDNGGAGRDEVGRLGNAFSAMLARLAGAKEEQRRLVQNASHELRTPLTSVRTNVSVMKRFDRLSPEARERLVEDLQSETRELTDLVNELVELATDSREDERPRELHLGAMAERVAARTRRRTGRDVVVDADDTVVMGRPTALERALSNPVENAAKFDPGGSAPIEIVIRRGRVEVRDRGPGIDPAELAHIFERFYRATSARSLPGSGLGLSMVQDIVTAHGGRVLARNRPDGGAVVGFWLPPLPPEAAAAE, from the coding sequence ATGCCCCAGATGCCCCGGCCGGGCCTGGGCGTGCCGCCGCTGAGCGAGTGGCGGCTGGGCACCCGCTTCGCCGTGCTGTTCGCCCTGGTGGCCACCGTGGTCATCGCGGTGGTGGGCTCGCTGGCCTACAACACCGCCGCGTTCATGATCCGCACCGACGCCCAGAACGAGTTCGACGCCACCGTCGCCAACCTCACCGACGAGCTGCGCGGCGCCACCCAGCCGCCCGGCTACGGCAACCGCACCCTCACCCTGCTGCACTCCAACTCCTTCACCTACCAGATGGTCAGCCCCGACGGCGGGGTGTCGCTGCCGATCCGCCCCGGAGAGCAGGTGCGATTCCTGCCAACGGGCGAGGAGGACCGCGAGATCGCGCTGGAGCAGGAGCCCGGCGTCGTCCACACCCGTGAGGACAGCGCCGAGGGCGAGCGGTACCGCATCGCCACCGTCTCGCTGGGCGACGCCCAGGGCGCGCTGCAGATCGGGCAGCGGCTCTCGCCCACCGAGAGCATGCTCGACCAGCTCGCGGGGCAGATGCTGGGCGTGGGCGTGATGGTGGCGATCGGCGCCGCCGTCGCCGGCTGGCTGGTGGGGCGGGGCGTCACCGGCCGGCTGGTGCGGCTCACCGAGGCCGCCGAGTACGTCAGCGCCACCGGCCGCCTGGACTACCCGATGCCGGGGGGCGACAACGGCGGGGCCGGCCGCGACGAGGTGGGCCGGCTCGGCAACGCCTTCAGCGCGATGCTGGCGCGGCTGGCCGGGGCCAAGGAGGAGCAGCGCCGCCTGGTGCAGAACGCCTCGCACGAGCTGCGTACCCCGCTGACCAGCGTGCGCACCAACGTGAGCGTCATGAAGCGGTTCGACCGCCTCTCGCCGGAGGCGCGCGAGCGGCTGGTCGAGGACCTGCAGAGCGAGACCCGGGAGCTGACCGACCTGGTCAACGAGCTGGTGGAGCTGGCGACCGACAGCCGCGAGGACGAGCGCCCGCGCGAACTCCACCTGGGCGCCATGGCCGAGCGGGTCGCCGCGCGCACGCGGCGCCGGACCGGGCGCGACGTGGTGGTGGACGCCGACGACACGGTGGTGATGGGCCGGCCCACCGCCCTGGAGCGGGCGCTGTCCAACCCGGTGGAGAACGCCGCCAAGTTCGACCCCGGAGGCAGCGCCCCCATCGAGATCGTGATCCGCCGGGGCCGGGTGGAGGTGCGCGACCGGGGCCCGGGCATCGACCCCGCGGAGCTGGCGCACATCTTCGAGCGCTTCTACCGGGCGACCTCGGCCCGCAGCCTGCCCGGATCGGGCCTGGGGCTGTCCATGGTGCAGGACATCGTCACCGCGCACGGCGGGCGGGTCCTGGCGCGCAACCGGCCCGACGGCGGCGCCGTGGTGGGGTTCTGGCTGCCCCCGCTGCCGCCGGAGGCCGCGGCGGCGGAGTGA
- a CDS encoding YybH family protein: MAAYETEIRELLDRRADACAAKDVDRLMSLYSPGVVYHDVVPPLQFVGEDAVRRNFVRWFGEYDGPISLETHELSVAVGGGAAFAHMLHLDSGTRKNGVRSSIWVRSTVGFRRTGGRWLITHEHISVPVDPRNMRAWFPPEKWAPKN, encoded by the coding sequence ATGGCCGCTTACGAAACCGAGATCCGCGAGCTTTTGGACCGCAGGGCCGATGCCTGTGCGGCAAAGGACGTCGACCGGCTGATGTCGCTCTATTCTCCCGGAGTCGTTTACCACGATGTCGTTCCCCCGCTCCAATTCGTGGGTGAAGACGCGGTCCGCCGCAACTTTGTGCGGTGGTTCGGGGAATACGACGGGCCTATCAGTCTGGAAACGCATGAGCTGTCCGTCGCGGTGGGCGGCGGCGCCGCGTTCGCGCACATGCTGCACCTGGACAGCGGCACGCGAAAGAACGGGGTGCGAAGTTCGATCTGGGTGCGTTCCACGGTGGGCTTCCGGCGGACGGGCGGCCGGTGGCTGATCACGCACGAGCACATCTCGGTTCCGGTCGATCCGCGGAACATGCGAGCGTGGTTCCCGCCGGAGAAGTGGGCCCCCAAGAACTGA
- a CDS encoding S1C family serine protease translates to MSATDPTKGSPHEGQDGDGRQPEPAEASAADTAVLGAPAAPSTPGAPAPSAEPGEDAPAAGRQDDAEAPRDQGAPPDAEPQPAPEAEAGADGGAEAATGPGADPTPTPVPWRSAVANRPPRSQSAPRFGEPEAAPAAAAAATGEPGGAPAEAPADTHGEPRQAAPAATPYGQTDPYGTAGAFSAPGGGHPAPSSHGHPAPGASPAWAAPAAPAAAGAAAGGAAPTDPYGTAEPGRGPGGYGGPPGPGGPEHAAHSGGWHAGGPAGPAGPGGPGGGYGPPPPYDPAHLPPGGDRPPREPFFKRNRVLLVAAITAIITSAIVGPAAAVISTYFLGGTQNSLTDPSEGSVSSGTVSNVAEAALPSVVSIEAGAAGGSGVIISSDGQILTNNHVVAGAKEAGGITVQFNDGSEARAEVLGADPVSDLAVIQAEGQSGLTAADLGDSDKVEVGADVVAIGSPLGLSGTVTSGVVSAVDRPVNTGVSGQEEQPQNPFGLPEEQDPFSQQPEQQQGQTSTVINAIQTDAPINPGNSGGPLMNMSGEVIGINTAIVGTSGSGGESGSIGLGFAIPINQAKPIAEQLIADGSAEYAAIEATISGQADSEGATIVETTNDGAADQAGLREGDVITSIEGEQMESSDAVIAAVRSHQPGDTITVGYVRDGRERETQVTLSAQSSESIGN, encoded by the coding sequence ATGAGTGCGACCGACCCCACCAAGGGCTCCCCCCACGAGGGCCAGGACGGCGACGGCCGCCAGCCGGAGCCGGCCGAGGCGTCCGCCGCCGACACCGCCGTCCTCGGCGCCCCCGCGGCCCCCTCGACGCCCGGTGCGCCCGCGCCCTCCGCGGAACCCGGCGAGGACGCCCCCGCCGCCGGGCGCCAGGACGACGCCGAGGCCCCCCGGGACCAGGGCGCGCCCCCGGACGCGGAGCCGCAGCCGGCCCCCGAGGCCGAGGCGGGCGCCGACGGCGGCGCCGAGGCGGCGACGGGACCCGGCGCCGACCCCACCCCGACCCCCGTGCCGTGGCGCTCGGCGGTGGCCAACCGGCCGCCCCGCTCCCAGAGCGCCCCCCGGTTCGGCGAACCCGAGGCCGCGCCCGCGGCGGCGGCCGCGGCCACCGGTGAGCCGGGCGGAGCACCGGCCGAGGCGCCCGCCGACACCCACGGCGAGCCCCGGCAGGCCGCCCCGGCCGCCACCCCCTACGGCCAGACCGACCCCTACGGCACCGCCGGCGCCTTCTCCGCGCCGGGCGGCGGCCATCCCGCCCCCTCCTCCCACGGCCACCCGGCTCCCGGCGCGAGCCCCGCGTGGGCCGCGCCCGCCGCACCGGCCGCGGCCGGAGCGGCGGCGGGCGGGGCCGCCCCCACCGACCCCTACGGCACCGCCGAACCGGGGCGCGGCCCCGGCGGCTACGGCGGGCCCCCCGGCCCCGGCGGCCCCGAGCACGCCGCCCACTCCGGCGGCTGGCACGCGGGAGGCCCGGCCGGACCGGCGGGTCCCGGCGGGCCGGGCGGCGGCTACGGCCCTCCGCCGCCTTACGACCCCGCGCACCTGCCGCCCGGCGGCGACCGCCCGCCGCGCGAGCCGTTCTTCAAGCGCAACCGGGTGCTGCTGGTCGCCGCCATCACGGCGATCATCACGAGCGCGATCGTGGGCCCCGCAGCCGCCGTCATCAGCACCTACTTCCTGGGCGGGACCCAGAACTCCCTGACCGACCCCTCCGAGGGCTCGGTCTCCAGCGGCACGGTCAGCAACGTCGCCGAGGCCGCGCTGCCCAGCGTCGTCTCCATCGAGGCGGGGGCGGCCGGCGGCAGCGGTGTCATCATCAGCTCCGACGGCCAGATCCTCACCAACAACCACGTGGTGGCGGGCGCCAAGGAGGCGGGCGGGATCACCGTGCAGTTCAACGACGGCAGCGAGGCGCGCGCCGAGGTGCTGGGCGCCGACCCCGTCTCCGACCTGGCGGTCATCCAGGCCGAGGGGCAGAGCGGCCTGACCGCCGCCGACCTCGGCGACTCCGACAAGGTCGAGGTGGGCGCCGACGTCGTGGCGATCGGCTCGCCGCTGGGGCTGTCGGGCACCGTCACCAGCGGCGTGGTCAGCGCCGTCGACCGCCCGGTCAACACCGGCGTCAGCGGCCAGGAGGAGCAGCCGCAGAACCCGTTCGGGCTGCCCGAGGAGCAGGACCCGTTCAGCCAGCAGCCCGAGCAGCAGCAGGGCCAGACCTCCACCGTCATCAACGCCATCCAGACCGACGCGCCCATCAACCCGGGCAACTCCGGCGGCCCGCTGATGAACATGAGCGGCGAGGTCATCGGCATCAACACCGCCATCGTCGGCACGAGCGGCAGCGGCGGCGAGAGCGGGTCGATCGGCCTGGGGTTCGCCATCCCGATCAACCAGGCCAAGCCCATCGCCGAGCAGTTGATCGCCGACGGCAGCGCCGAGTACGCCGCCATCGAGGCCACCATCTCCGGCCAGGCCGACTCCGAGGGCGCCACGATCGTGGAGACCACCAACGACGGGGCCGCCGACCAGGCGGGGCTCCGTGAGGGCGACGTCATCACCTCGATCGAGGGCGAGCAGATGGAGAGCTCGGACGCGGTCATCGCCGCCGTCCGCTCCCACCAGCCCGGTGACACCATCACCGTCGGCTACGTGCGCGACGGCCGGGAGCGCGAGACCCAGGTCACCCTATCCGCGCAGTCCTCGGAGAGCATCGGCAACTGA
- a CDS encoding DMT family transporter — translation MTWPVVIAIAGALAVAAGAAFQERAVVAAPRTGGQLRLLGSLLRSKGWCLGTFMTASGVLAHMVALGHAPLVIVQPIGMSGLMFAVMLSAFFRRQRLTPAQVFGSLAVTAALIGLLATIPDHASSPVLTGAETVLLPLGCAGAMLLAVAAARFSGPTTSAWILALAGGVAYGGTSALARVIGSAAVADLSAVLQPLTAVGLVIGLSGAVIVQNSYRTGHFALAYSVLLISAPLAATAMGVAFFDERLPTGLLDGTVALAAAVLGAVGVVTLARSSGPPTRQRADAAPRSAAPSEAAERAPADPGGRGRRATRAAVPPHTRGAAPHRPVRRSANPAVE, via the coding sequence ATGACGTGGCCAGTGGTTATCGCCATCGCGGGTGCGCTCGCCGTCGCGGCCGGAGCCGCGTTCCAGGAGCGGGCCGTGGTCGCCGCGCCCCGGACCGGCGGCCAGCTGCGGCTCCTGGGCTCCCTGCTGCGCAGCAAGGGCTGGTGCCTGGGCACCTTCATGACCGCCTCGGGTGTGCTGGCGCACATGGTGGCGCTGGGGCACGCCCCGCTGGTCATCGTGCAGCCGATCGGCATGAGCGGCCTGATGTTCGCGGTGATGCTCTCGGCGTTCTTCCGGCGCCAGCGGCTCACCCCCGCGCAGGTGTTCGGGTCGCTCGCGGTCACCGCCGCGCTCATCGGCCTGCTCGCCACCATCCCCGACCACGCCAGCTCACCGGTCCTGACCGGCGCCGAGACCGTGCTGCTGCCGCTGGGCTGCGCGGGCGCGATGCTGCTGGCCGTGGCCGCCGCCCGGTTCAGCGGCCCGACCACCTCGGCCTGGATCCTGGCGCTGGCGGGCGGTGTGGCCTACGGCGGCACCTCGGCGCTGGCCCGCGTCATCGGGTCGGCGGCGGTGGCCGACCTGTCGGCGGTGCTCCAGCCGCTCACCGCCGTGGGCCTGGTGATCGGGCTCAGCGGCGCGGTCATCGTGCAGAACTCCTACCGCACCGGGCACTTCGCGCTCGCCTACTCGGTGCTGCTGATCTCCGCCCCCCTGGCCGCGACCGCCATGGGGGTGGCGTTCTTCGACGAGCGGCTGCCCACCGGCCTGCTCGACGGCACCGTGGCGCTGGCCGCCGCGGTGCTGGGCGCGGTGGGCGTGGTCACGCTGGCGCGCAGCAGCGGGCCGCCGACGCGGCAGCGCGCCGACGCGGCCCCCCGATCCGCGGCGCCGTCCGAGGCGGCCGAGCGGGCACCCGCCGATCCCGGCGGGCGCGGCCGGCGCGCCACGCGTGCGGCCGTGCCGCCGCACACGCGCGGCGCGGCCCCGCACCGCCCGGTGCGGCGCTCGGCCAACCCCGCCGTGGAGTGA
- a CDS encoding sulfurtransferase, whose protein sequence is MTTNDGAPGLPVLVSAEWLAEHHGDVLVADVRFYLDGRSAREEYLRGHLPGAVFVDVDHDLSAPAREGTGRHPLPDPDTFAATLARLGIGDGTPVVGYDDVNGSVAARLVWMLRALGSPAALLDGGIAAWRGELATGPVEPAPRPRTPVVWPADRIVDTETVLAEAGDPRHVLVDARTRERYTGEAPAPVDLRPGHIPGARSAAWAGNLAEDGRFAAPERLRERFRALGVDTADTVTAYCGSGVTACHDLLALELAGYSGARLYPGSWSAWAPNPDLPAETGDGSG, encoded by the coding sequence ATGACGACTAACGACGGAGCCCCGGGGCTCCCGGTCCTGGTGAGCGCGGAGTGGCTGGCCGAGCACCACGGCGACGTCCTCGTGGCCGACGTGCGGTTCTACCTCGACGGAAGGTCCGCCCGCGAGGAGTACCTGCGCGGGCACCTGCCCGGCGCGGTGTTCGTGGACGTCGACCACGACCTCTCCGCGCCCGCCCGCGAGGGCACCGGACGCCATCCCCTGCCCGACCCCGACACGTTCGCGGCCACCCTCGCGCGGCTGGGCATCGGCGACGGCACACCCGTCGTCGGCTACGACGACGTCAACGGCTCGGTCGCCGCACGGCTGGTGTGGATGCTGCGCGCCCTCGGCTCGCCCGCGGCCCTGCTCGACGGCGGTATCGCCGCCTGGCGGGGCGAACTGGCCACCGGCCCCGTCGAGCCCGCGCCCCGCCCGCGCACTCCCGTGGTCTGGCCGGCCGACCGGATCGTGGACACCGAGACCGTGCTGGCGGAGGCGGGCGACCCCCGGCACGTGCTCGTGGACGCCCGCACCCGCGAGCGCTACACCGGCGAGGCCCCCGCGCCCGTCGACCTGCGCCCCGGCCACATCCCCGGCGCGCGCAGCGCCGCGTGGGCGGGCAACCTCGCCGAGGACGGCCGGTTCGCCGCGCCCGAGCGGCTGCGCGAGCGCTTCCGCGCGCTGGGTGTCGACACCGCCGACACGGTCACCGCCTACTGCGGCTCGGGCGTGACCGCCTGCCACGACCTCCTCGCGCTCGAACTCGCCGGCTACAGCGGCGCCCGCCTCTACCCCGGTTCCTGGAGCGCCTGGGCGCCCAACCCCGACCTGCCCGCCGAGACCGGCGACGGCAGCGGGTGA
- a CDS encoding response regulator transcription factor codes for MSRASRVLIADDDRAIRDSLERALQLEGYEVRTVADGVQALAAVHGDPVDLLVLDVMMPGVDGLGVCRVLRAEGDRTPILMLTARVETPDRVAGLDAGADDYLPKPFELDELLARLRALLRRAAPAEDGEGAQLLRVGDLRMDPGARRVWRGGTEVVLSKTEFDLLELLVRNAGIVLDHATIYDRIWGYDFGPESKNLAVYISYLRRKLEPQGTPPLIQTVRGVGYTVRPQTSR; via the coding sequence ATGAGCCGAGCCAGCCGCGTCCTGATCGCCGACGACGACCGCGCCATCCGCGACTCCCTGGAGCGGGCCCTCCAGCTGGAGGGCTACGAGGTGCGCACCGTGGCCGACGGCGTGCAGGCGCTGGCCGCCGTCCACGGCGACCCGGTGGACCTGCTGGTGCTGGACGTGATGATGCCCGGTGTCGACGGCCTGGGCGTGTGCCGGGTGCTGCGGGCCGAGGGCGACCGCACCCCCATCCTCATGCTGACCGCGCGGGTGGAGACCCCCGACCGGGTCGCCGGGCTGGACGCCGGGGCCGACGACTACCTGCCCAAGCCCTTCGAGCTGGACGAACTGCTGGCGCGGCTGCGCGCCCTGCTGCGCCGCGCCGCGCCCGCCGAGGACGGCGAGGGCGCGCAGCTGCTCCGGGTCGGCGACCTGCGGATGGACCCCGGCGCGCGGCGCGTCTGGCGCGGCGGCACCGAGGTGGTGCTGTCCAAGACAGAGTTCGACCTGCTGGAACTGCTGGTGCGCAACGCCGGGATCGTGCTGGACCACGCCACCATCTACGACCGCATCTGGGGCTACGACTTCGGCCCGGAGTCCAAGAACCTGGCCGTCTACATCAGCTACCTGCGCCGCAAGCTGGAGCCGCAGGGCACCCCGCCGCTCATCCAGACCGTGCGGGGCGTCGGCTACACGGTGCGCCCGCAGACGTCGAGGTGA
- a CDS encoding glycosyltransferase: MGEPSFSSDPAARPDAARRRLRVLMGTDTYPPDVNGAALFTARLARGLAERGVDLHMVCPSPDGAPRVAGAEGVVEHRLRSMPSLVHELVRLALPPGAPGHIDRLMRRLRPDAVHIQNHFIVGRLLLGAARRHGVPVVATNHFMPENLFAYLRCPPALRGALGAYAWRDFVRVYSQADRVTTPTRIAARLLRDKGFHRAVEAVSCGTDLDRFRPLAGGAAARSAVRARLGVPDRPTMVFVGRLDAEKNIADLVEALPHVTAPGAQLVVAGSGSQRRHLEALAAEHGVADRVHLLGHVPNGDLPDVYHSGDVFTIAGTAELQSIATLEAMASGLPVVAADALALPHLVRPGHNGYLYQPGAAGELAKYVSEILAAPEERARMGRACRRRAARHDHQVSCARYEEIYRDLARPWAARSG; the protein is encoded by the coding sequence ATGGGCGAACCATCCTTCTCCTCGGACCCCGCCGCGCGGCCGGACGCCGCCCGCCGCCGGCTGCGGGTCCTCATGGGCACCGACACCTACCCGCCCGACGTCAACGGCGCCGCCCTGTTCACCGCCCGCCTGGCCCGCGGGCTGGCCGAGCGCGGCGTGGACCTGCACATGGTGTGCCCCTCGCCCGACGGCGCGCCCCGCGTGGCCGGCGCCGAGGGCGTGGTCGAGCACCGGCTGCGCTCGATGCCCTCCCTCGTCCACGAGTTGGTGCGGCTGGCCCTGCCGCCCGGCGCGCCCGGCCACATCGACCGCCTGATGCGGCGGCTGCGGCCCGACGCCGTGCACATCCAGAACCACTTCATCGTCGGCCGCCTCCTGCTGGGGGCGGCCCGCCGCCACGGGGTCCCGGTCGTGGCCACCAACCACTTCATGCCGGAGAACCTGTTCGCCTACCTGCGCTGCCCGCCGGCGCTGCGCGGCGCGCTGGGCGCCTACGCCTGGCGCGACTTCGTGCGGGTGTACTCCCAGGCCGACCGCGTCACCACGCCGACCCGCATCGCGGCGCGCCTGCTGCGGGACAAGGGCTTCCACCGCGCCGTCGAGGCGGTCTCGTGCGGCACCGACCTGGACCGCTTCCGGCCGCTCGCGGGCGGCGCGGCCGCGCGCTCCGCCGTCCGCGCCAGGCTGGGCGTGCCCGACCGCCCCACCATGGTGTTCGTCGGCCGCCTCGACGCGGAGAAGAACATCGCCGACCTCGTCGAGGCGCTGCCCCACGTCACCGCGCCCGGCGCGCAGCTGGTGGTGGCGGGGTCGGGCTCCCAGCGCCGCCACCTGGAGGCGCTGGCCGCCGAGCACGGGGTCGCCGACCGGGTCCACCTGCTGGGGCACGTGCCCAACGGCGACCTGCCCGACGTCTACCACTCCGGCGACGTGTTCACCATCGCCGGGACCGCCGAGCTGCAGAGCATCGCGACCCTGGAGGCGATGGCCAGCGGGCTGCCGGTGGTGGCCGCCGACGCGCTGGCGCTGCCGCACCTGGTGCGGCCCGGGCACAACGGCTACCTGTACCAGCCGGGTGCCGCCGGGGAACTGGCGAAGTACGTGAGCGAGATCCTGGCCGCCCCCGAGGAGCGCGCCCGCATGGGCCGGGCCTGCCGCCGCCGCGCCGCCCGCCACGACCACCAGGTCTCGTGCGCGCGCTACGAGGAGATCTACCGCGACCTCGCCCGCCCCTGGGCGGCGCGGTCGGGCTGA
- a CDS encoding DUF6879 family protein, with product MLDRLRDRPAAALNLDTYLADYRREYGGGGVTWKLERIQTLSKPGDPSWEAFAAGDWSRALELTEAARPRADAMVAKCAEDGVVTRHIRVVEDPVSPYLQWEMQFLRMLAEAGRPLRVVTAAQVAHWEHERMLPEIVVLGDRVLYLVRYDSAGKPFGAWRIGDRDVIARSSVELDALFRSGEPLLEYFHREIADLPPPAVRT from the coding sequence ATGCTTGATCGCCTGCGCGATCGTCCTGCCGCCGCCCTCAATCTCGACACCTACCTCGCCGATTACCGCCGCGAGTACGGCGGCGGCGGAGTGACGTGGAAACTCGAACGCATCCAGACCTTGAGCAAGCCCGGCGACCCAAGTTGGGAGGCGTTCGCGGCAGGCGACTGGTCCCGGGCGCTGGAATTGACCGAGGCCGCCCGGCCCCGGGCCGACGCCATGGTCGCCAAGTGCGCCGAGGACGGCGTGGTGACACGGCACATCCGCGTCGTCGAGGACCCGGTCAGCCCCTACCTGCAGTGGGAGATGCAGTTCCTGCGCATGCTGGCCGAGGCCGGGCGGCCCCTTCGGGTGGTCACCGCCGCCCAGGTGGCGCACTGGGAGCACGAGCGCATGCTCCCCGAGATCGTGGTTTTGGGCGACCGCGTGCTGTACCTCGTCCGCTACGACTCCGCGGGAAAGCCGTTCGGCGCCTGGCGGATCGGCGACCGCGACGTGATCGCCAGAAGCAGCGTCGAACTCGACGCCTTGTTCCGATCGGGCGAACCCCTCCTGGAGTACTTCCACCGCGAGATCGCGGACCTTCCGCCCCCGGCCGTCCGCACGTGA
- a CDS encoding HpcH/HpaI aldolase/citrate lyase family protein, with translation MGSVASRSRRSVLAVPGSNPRFIEKARGLEVDAFFLDLEDAVAPLAKEAARETVVAALKEGGWGGKVRTVRVNDLSTPWTYRDVITVVEGAGAELDCLVLPKVTGPDHVRWLDTLLTQIEAATGLEPGRIGIEAQIEDARGLVNVDAIAAASPRLESLVYGPADFMASINMKTLVVGEQPPGYDVGDAYHYVLMRILMAARAHGLQAIDGPYLQIRDVDAFARSAARSAALGFDGKWVLHPLQVEAANAAYSPSQEDYDHAERILAAYEHATTVERRGAVMLGEEMLDEASRKMALVVAGKGRAAGMRPTPPAEGGGRPE, from the coding sequence ATGGGCTCGGTGGCATCGCGGTCGCGGCGCTCGGTGCTCGCGGTGCCGGGGTCCAACCCCCGGTTCATCGAGAAGGCGCGCGGGCTGGAGGTGGACGCGTTCTTCCTGGACCTGGAGGACGCCGTGGCGCCGCTCGCCAAGGAGGCGGCGCGCGAGACCGTGGTGGCCGCGCTCAAGGAGGGCGGGTGGGGCGGCAAGGTCCGCACCGTGCGGGTCAACGACCTGTCCACGCCCTGGACCTACCGCGACGTGATCACCGTGGTCGAGGGCGCCGGCGCGGAACTGGACTGCCTGGTGCTGCCCAAGGTCACCGGCCCCGACCACGTGCGGTGGCTGGACACCCTGCTCACCCAGATCGAGGCGGCCACCGGCCTGGAGCCGGGCCGCATCGGCATCGAGGCGCAGATCGAGGACGCGCGCGGCCTGGTCAACGTCGACGCCATCGCGGCGGCCTCGCCCCGGCTGGAGAGCCTGGTGTACGGCCCGGCCGACTTCATGGCCTCCATCAACATGAAGACGCTGGTGGTCGGTGAGCAGCCGCCGGGCTACGACGTGGGCGACGCCTACCACTACGTGCTGATGCGGATCCTCATGGCCGCCCGCGCCCACGGGCTCCAGGCGATCGACGGCCCCTACCTGCAGATCCGCGACGTGGACGCGTTCGCCCGCTCGGCCGCGCGCTCGGCGGCGCTGGGCTTCGACGGCAAGTGGGTGCTGCACCCGCTCCAGGTGGAGGCGGCCAACGCCGCCTACTCCCCCAGCCAGGAGGACTACGACCACGCCGAGCGGATCCTGGCGGCCTACGAGCACGCCACCACCGTGGAGCGGCGCGGCGCGGTGATGCTCGGCGAGGAGATGCTGGACGAGGCGTCGCGCAAGATGGCGCTGGTGGTGGCGGGCAAGGGCCGCGCGGCCGGGATGCGGCCCACCCCGCCCGCCGAGGGCGGCGGGCGTCCGGAGTAG
- a CDS encoding bifunctional helix-turn-helix transcriptional regulator/GNAT family N-acetyltransferase, which translates to MGTTAAPHVPPRDVFAIRAFNRFFTRRVGVLRPTLLDSPWTLTEVRIMYELRHRGRTEALALRRDLDMDPGQLSRVLSRLERGGLVVRSPSPDDGRRQLVELTAEGSRVSAELDERSNTQIEELIAHLAPADRQRLLAALATVRHLLDAPAARRAARGGAPEPAVLLRAPRPGDLGWVVERHGALYAAEYGWDRTFEASVARIVADFGAGFDPAAEAMWIAELDGERVGCVACVRDDAQTARLRLLFVEPSARGLGTGSRLVGTCVAFAREAGYRRMTLSTVSVLRSALRIYEAAGFRLTRSAPARLYGADLVPQDWDMDL; encoded by the coding sequence ATGGGCACCACCGCCGCGCCGCACGTCCCACCGCGGGACGTCTTCGCCATCCGCGCGTTCAACCGGTTCTTCACCCGCCGGGTCGGGGTGCTGCGCCCCACTCTGCTGGACTCCCCCTGGACGCTGACCGAGGTGCGGATCATGTACGAACTGCGCCACCGCGGCCGCACCGAGGCGCTGGCGCTGCGCCGCGACCTCGACATGGACCCCGGCCAGCTCAGCCGCGTCCTGTCCCGGCTGGAGCGCGGCGGCCTGGTCGTGCGCTCGCCCTCGCCCGACGACGGCCGCCGCCAGCTGGTCGAGCTGACCGCCGAGGGCTCCCGCGTCTCCGCCGAACTGGACGAGCGCTCCAACACCCAGATCGAGGAGCTGATCGCGCACCTGGCCCCCGCCGACCGGCAGCGGCTGCTGGCGGCGCTGGCCACGGTGCGCCACCTGCTCGACGCCCCGGCGGCCCGCCGCGCGGCGCGGGGCGGCGCGCCGGAGCCCGCGGTGCTGCTGCGCGCGCCGCGCCCCGGCGACCTGGGGTGGGTGGTCGAGCGCCACGGCGCGCTCTACGCGGCCGAGTACGGCTGGGACCGGACGTTCGAGGCGTCGGTCGCCCGCATCGTGGCCGACTTCGGCGCCGGCTTCGACCCCGCGGCCGAGGCCATGTGGATCGCCGAACTCGACGGCGAGCGGGTGGGGTGCGTGGCCTGCGTCCGCGACGATGCCCAGACGGCCCGGCTGCGCCTGCTGTTCGTGGAGCCCTCGGCGCGCGGTCTGGGTACCGGCTCCCGGTTGGTCGGCACCTGCGTGGCCTTCGCCCGCGAGGCGGGCTACCGGCGCATGACGCTGTCGACGGTGTCGGTGCTGCGCTCGGCCCTGCGCATCTACGAGGCGGCGGGGTTCCGGCTCACCCGCTCCGCGCCCGCCCGCCTCTACGGCGCCGACCTGGTGCCCCAGGACTGGGACATGGACCTGTGA